In Candidatus Fusobacterium pullicola, one DNA window encodes the following:
- the asnA gene encoding aspartate--ammonia ligase — protein MTKTYECKLDLFETEVAIKKVKDFFERALAYELNLTRVSAPLYVRKSSGLNDDLSGIERPVNFDTHWDRDEEYQIIHSLAKWKRMALKRYKFPVHTGLYTDMNAIRRDEDLDNIHSMYVDQWDWELIINKEERTTETLKAIVKDIYKALRKTEEFINREYPVFTTKLPEDIFFITSQELEDAYPELTAKQRENEICRVHKAVFISQIGKTLRSGKKHDGRAPDYDDWELNGDILVWNPVLEQGFELSSMGIRVSEESLQLQLKLDGKEERKELPFHKSLLAKKLPYTVGGGIGQSRICMFFLEKLHIGEVQASIWPEEMVEKFAKIGAHFL, from the coding sequence ATGACAAAAACTTATGAGTGTAAATTGGATCTATTTGAAACAGAGGTAGCTATAAAAAAAGTTAAAGACTTTTTTGAAAGAGCTTTAGCTTATGAATTAAATTTAACTAGGGTATCTGCACCACTTTATGTAAGAAAATCTTCTGGGCTAAATGACGATTTAAGTGGAATTGAGAGACCTGTTAACTTCGATACTCACTGGGATAGAGATGAAGAGTATCAAATTATACATTCATTAGCAAAATGGAAAAGAATGGCTCTTAAAAGATATAAATTCCCTGTACATACTGGACTTTATACAGATATGAATGCAATTAGAAGAGATGAGGATTTAGATAATATTCACTCTATGTATGTTGACCAATGGGACTGGGAGCTTATTATAAATAAAGAAGAGAGAACAACTGAAACTCTTAAAGCTATTGTTAAAGATATCTATAAAGCACTTAGAAAAACAGAGGAGTTCATCAATAGAGAATATCCTGTATTTACAACAAAGCTACCAGAAGATATTTTCTTCATAACTTCTCAAGAGTTAGAAGATGCTTATCCTGAACTTACAGCAAAGCAAAGAGAAAATGAGATCTGTAGAGTGCACAAGGCAGTATTTATTTCTCAAATTGGTAAAACTTTAAGATCAGGTAAAAAACATGATGGAAGAGCTCCAGACTATGATGACTGGGAATTAAACGGAGATATATTAGTATGGAACCCTGTACTAGAACAAGGATTTGAACTTTCATCTATGGGAATTAGAGTAAGTGAGGAGAGCTTACAACTTCAATTAAAACTTGATGGTAAAGAGGAGAGAAAAGAACTTCCTTTCCATAAATCACTTTTAGCTAAAAAGCTTCCATATACAGTTGGAGGAGGAATCGGGCAATCTAGAATCTGTATGTTCTTCCTTGAAAAACTTCATATCGGAGAAGTACAAGCTTCTATTTGGCCAGAAGAAATGGTTGAAAAATTTGCTAAAATTGGAGCTCATTTCCTATAA
- a CDS encoding threonine/serine exporter family protein, protein MIDIYFSNWIVQIVASIITTIGFGIMFNIRNRNLFHTGIAGGISWAVYLLGKNYGLTDGPNYFLATLCLSMYSEIVARKLKTPVTTILIAALIPLAPGGGIYYMMYNLINKNYPLALEKGISTFIIAGAMAVGIFTATNIMRIFKENTRK, encoded by the coding sequence ATGATAGATATCTATTTTAGTAATTGGATAGTACAGATAGTTGCATCAATAATAACTACTATTGGTTTTGGAATAATGTTTAATATTAGAAATAGAAATCTATTTCATACGGGAATAGCAGGAGGAATAAGTTGGGCTGTATACCTTTTAGGAAAAAATTATGGATTGACAGATGGACCAAATTATTTTTTAGCTACTCTATGTTTATCAATGTATTCGGAGATAGTAGCAAGAAAATTGAAAACTCCAGTTACAACTATACTAATAGCTGCTCTTATCCCCCTTGCACCAGGAGGAGGAATATATTATATGATGTATAACCTTATAAATAAGAATTATCCATTAGCACTAGAAAAGGGAATAAGTACATTTATTATAGCAGGAGCTATGGCTGTTGGAATATTTACTGCAACTAATATTATGAGAATTTTTAAAGAGAATACAAGAAAATAA
- a CDS encoding threonine/serine exporter family protein, which produces MEKQFEYRVLNLAGDVGEALLESGSEVYRVENSVCTVAEYFGFYPQCFATLTCIIITLENSNGEIISLVRRVKSRSTNLDKVYKVFSLIKNIENYDVEILEEKLQEIRREAPYSFILNTAGNCIGASFFSILFLGNMNDFIASFLSGLVVAIFSKISDKLNLGTFFTNLLCGFMATVAAYFFYHTGFTSDASITIISTLMILVPGVAFINSMRDIFAGDLVTGMSRLMEVVMIGTSIAVGSGVALNIFLKLGGTI; this is translated from the coding sequence ATGGAAAAACAATTTGAGTATAGGGTATTAAACCTTGCTGGTGATGTGGGAGAAGCCCTTTTAGAGAGTGGTTCAGAAGTATATAGAGTAGAGAATAGTGTGTGTACGGTGGCAGAGTATTTTGGATTTTATCCTCAATGTTTTGCTACTCTTACTTGTATAATTATAACATTAGAGAATTCTAATGGGGAGATAATATCTTTAGTAAGAAGAGTAAAATCAAGAAGTACTAATTTAGATAAGGTATATAAGGTTTTCTCTTTAATTAAAAATATTGAGAATTATGATGTAGAAATTTTAGAAGAAAAATTACAAGAGATACGAAGAGAAGCACCGTACTCCTTTATATTAAATACTGCTGGGAATTGTATAGGAGCCTCTTTTTTCTCAATACTTTTTCTTGGAAATATGAATGATTTTATAGCTTCTTTTTTATCTGGATTGGTTGTAGCAATTTTTTCAAAAATATCAGATAAATTAAACTTAGGAACTTTTTTTACTAATTTATTGTGTGGATTTATGGCAACAGTAGCAGCTTATTTTTTTTACCATACAGGTTTTACCTCGGATGCTTCGATTACAATTATCTCAACTTTGATGATATTGGTTCCAGGGGTGGCTTTTATTAACTCTATGAGAGATATATTTGCCGGAGATTTGGTTACAGGAATGTCAAGACTGATGGAAGTAGTAATGATAGGAACCTCTATTGCAGTTGGTTCAGGGGTAGCACTTAATATTTTCTTAAAATTAGGAGGAACAATATGA
- the pepF gene encoding oligoendopeptidase F — protein sequence MLKRSEIDNKYKWNMNDFYSDWLEWDRELEELKAMMKEIPQYKGKIKEDSKKFIELIQLEEKMGRLLDKLYVYVYMLKDLDSKDETSSVKLQEIQSVYTEYSVSAAWITPEILEIPQATMEKWIEENPELKDQRFGLMEIYRLQGHVLDEGKEKLLSYYGQYMGAPHDIYAELSISDMKWNEVKLSDGYEGPVTNGVYSKVLATNRNQEDRKKAFEALYGAFNNNKNTYGAIYRALLQRDVASAKGRNYSSSLEKALEPKNVPTEVYTTLLKSAIDNNAPLQRYVNLRKKALGLKEYHYYDNSINIVEYDKNFDYDVAKEMVYNSVAPLGEDYSKKMNTAISEGWIDVFETENKRSGAYSIGVYDVHPYMLLNYQSTLDDVFTLAHELGHTLHTMLSNENQPYATHNYTIFVAEVASTFNERLLLDYMIKNSNDPIEKIALIEQALGNIVGTFYIQTLFANYEYQAHKLIEEGKAVTPDVLSGIMDNLFKEYFGDTITMDELQKIIWARIPHFFNSPYYVYQYATSFASSANLYDRITNEKYSVEERESAKEAYLTLLKSGGNDHPMSQLKKAGVDLEKEESFHAVAVEFDRLLNILEEELNKLEK from the coding sequence GTGTTAAAAAGAAGTGAGATTGATAATAAATATAAATGGAATATGAATGATTTCTATTCAGATTGGTTAGAGTGGGATAGAGAACTAGAGGAACTAAAAGCAATGATGAAAGAGATTCCTCAATACAAAGGAAAGATAAAAGAGGACTCTAAGAAGTTTATAGAGCTTATTCAATTAGAAGAAAAAATGGGAAGGTTATTAGATAAACTATACGTATATGTATATATGTTAAAAGATTTAGATTCTAAAGATGAAACATCTTCAGTAAAACTTCAAGAGATTCAATCGGTTTATACAGAGTATTCTGTAAGTGCAGCTTGGATAACACCAGAGATATTAGAGATTCCACAAGCTACTATGGAAAAATGGATAGAGGAAAATCCAGAATTAAAAGATCAAAGATTTGGACTTATGGAGATATATAGATTACAAGGACATGTATTAGATGAAGGAAAGGAGAAACTTCTATCTTATTATGGACAATATATGGGAGCTCCACATGATATATATGCTGAACTATCTATTTCAGATATGAAATGGAATGAGGTAAAATTATCTGATGGTTATGAGGGACCTGTAACAAATGGTGTTTATTCAAAGGTTTTAGCTACTAATAGAAATCAAGAGGATAGAAAGAAAGCTTTTGAAGCTTTATATGGAGCTTTTAATAATAACAAAAATACTTATGGTGCTATCTATAGAGCACTACTTCAAAGAGATGTAGCTTCAGCTAAAGGAAGAAACTATAGTTCAAGCTTAGAAAAAGCTCTTGAACCTAAAAATGTACCAACAGAGGTATATACGACTTTACTAAAATCGGCAATAGATAATAATGCCCCTCTACAAAGATACGTTAATTTAAGAAAGAAAGCCTTAGGACTGAAAGAGTATCACTACTATGACAACAGTATAAATATAGTTGAATATGATAAAAATTTTGATTATGATGTAGCTAAGGAGATGGTATATAATTCAGTAGCTCCATTGGGAGAAGATTACTCTAAAAAGATGAATACAGCTATAAGTGAAGGATGGATAGATGTATTTGAAACTGAAAATAAAAGAAGTGGAGCTTACTCTATAGGAGTATATGATGTACATCCATATATGTTATTGAACTATCAATCTACTTTAGATGATGTATTTACATTGGCACATGAATTAGGACATACTTTACATACTATGCTTTCTAATGAAAATCAACCATATGCTACACACAATTATACAATATTTGTAGCTGAAGTGGCATCTACATTCAATGAGAGATTACTTCTTGATTATATGATAAAAAATTCAAATGATCCTATTGAAAAAATAGCATTGATAGAGCAAGCTTTAGGGAATATAGTAGGAACTTTCTATATTCAAACTCTATTTGCAAACTATGAGTATCAAGCTCATAAATTAATAGAAGAAGGAAAAGCAGTTACTCCAGATGTACTTAGTGGAATAATGGATAATCTATTTAAAGAGTATTTTGGAGATACAATAACTATGGACGAGTTACAAAAAATAATATGGGCAAGAATTCCACATTTCTTTAACTCACCTTACTATGTATATCAGTATGCTACTAGCTTTGCTTCATCAGCAAATCTATATGATAGAATAACTAATGAAAAATATTCAGTTGAAGAGAGAGAAAGTGCTAAGGAAGCATATTTAACGCTTTTAAAATCTGGTGGAAATGACCACCCAATGTCTCAACTAAAAAAGGCTGGGGTTGATTTAGAGAAAGAGGAAAGCTTCCATGCTGTAGCAGTTGAATTTGATAGACTTCTGAATATACTAGAGGAAGAACTAAATAAATTAGAGAAATAG
- a CDS encoding uracil-xanthine permease family protein — protein MENKEIVTRKTKFILGIQHVLAMFGATVLVPFLTGLNPSLALIAAGVGTLIFHFCTKRIVPVFLGSSFAFIGALTLVLKNEGIGAIKGGVIAAGFIYVLMSYLVKTFGVERVKSFFPPIVTGPIIMLIGLRMSPTALNMAGYANGKFDTKSLIVAFAVIVTMVSITMMKKSFLRLIPILSAVIVGYIVATFLGMVDFSVVSQAKWIGLSAEAANDLFTIPKMSLTGIIAIAPIALVVFIEHIGDITTNGAVVGKDFFKDPGIHRTLLGDGLATIAAGLLGGPANTTYGENTGVLAVTKIYDPAILRIAACYAIILGFIGKFGILLQTIPLPVMGGVSVILFGMIASVGVRTVVDARLDFSNSRNLIIASIIFVLGIAVDNIVIWQTVSVSGLALAAFAGVVLNKILPQDREIKLKNLD, from the coding sequence ATGGAAAACAAAGAAATTGTAACAAGAAAAACAAAATTTATTCTGGGAATACAGCATGTACTTGCTATGTTTGGAGCTACGGTGTTAGTCCCATTCTTGACTGGATTAAATCCATCATTAGCTTTGATAGCTGCTGGAGTAGGAACTTTAATTTTCCACTTCTGCACTAAGAGAATAGTACCAGTATTTTTAGGTTCATCTTTTGCCTTTATAGGAGCTTTGACTTTAGTTTTAAAAAATGAAGGAATTGGAGCTATAAAGGGTGGAGTAATAGCAGCGGGATTTATATATGTTCTTATGTCTTACTTAGTAAAAACTTTTGGAGTAGAGAGAGTAAAATCATTCTTTCCTCCAATAGTAACAGGACCTATTATCATGTTGATAGGACTTAGAATGAGTCCAACAGCTTTAAATATGGCTGGTTATGCTAATGGAAAATTTGATACAAAAAGTTTAATCGTAGCTTTTGCAGTAATTGTAACAATGGTATCTATAACTATGATGAAAAAATCTTTCCTAAGACTTATTCCAATATTAAGTGCTGTAATAGTAGGATATATAGTAGCAACTTTTTTAGGAATGGTAGATTTTAGTGTTGTATCTCAAGCTAAATGGATAGGATTATCAGCAGAGGCAGCAAATGATTTATTTACAATTCCAAAGATGTCACTTACTGGAATAATAGCAATAGCTCCAATAGCTTTAGTAGTATTTATAGAGCATATAGGAGATATTACAACTAATGGAGCGGTAGTAGGAAAGGATTTCTTTAAAGATCCAGGAATACATAGAACTCTTTTAGGGGATGGACTTGCTACAATAGCGGCAGGGCTTTTAGGTGGACCAGCAAATACTACTTATGGAGAGAATACTGGAGTATTAGCAGTAACAAAGATTTATGATCCTGCAATATTAAGAATAGCGGCTTGTTATGCGATAATTTTAGGATTTATAGGTAAATTTGGAATATTACTACAAACAATACCTTTACCAGTAATGGGAGGAGTATCGGTTATACTTTTCGGTATGATAGCCTCTGTTGGAGTAAGAACTGTAGTTGATGCAAGACTTGATTTTTCAAATTCAAGAAATCTAATAATAGCATCTATAATATTTGTATTAGGAATAGCTGTGGATAATATTGTTATTTGGCAAACTGTTTCAGTTTCAGGATTAGCTTTAGCAGCTTTTGCTGGAGTAGTTTTAAATAAGATTCTTCCTCAAGATAGAGAGATAAAATTAAAAAACTTAGATTAG
- a CDS encoding thiamine diphosphokinase, protein MRVAYVFFNGEFLGSKEYYLNILEKDRGDIYCADGGANLLEELKLFPKEIWGDFDSVSEEILDKYRENRVVIKKFPKDKDYTDGELILQYITEKKYEKIIIIGGLGGRKDHELTNLNLMFKFKNLSFLTEKEEIFAIEKYKEFIGAKGKIISFIPFSEKVEGLTLEGFKYPLKEYTLHQGDSICMSNIAIEDRCVVSFSKGKLMGVVIK, encoded by the coding sequence ATGAGAGTAGCATATGTTTTTTTTAATGGAGAATTTTTGGGAAGTAAGGAGTATTATTTAAATATTTTGGAAAAAGATAGGGGAGATATCTACTGTGCAGATGGTGGAGCAAATCTATTAGAGGAGTTAAAACTATTCCCAAAAGAGATTTGGGGAGACTTTGATTCTGTGTCGGAGGAAATATTAGATAAGTATAGAGAGAATAGAGTAGTAATAAAAAAATTCCCAAAAGATAAGGATTATACTGATGGGGAGTTAATATTACAATATATAACAGAGAAAAAATATGAAAAAATTATTATAATTGGTGGATTAGGTGGAAGAAAAGACCATGAATTAACTAATTTAAATTTGATGTTCAAATTTAAAAATCTAAGCTTCTTAACTGAAAAAGAGGAGATTTTTGCAATAGAGAAGTATAAAGAGTTTATAGGAGCAAAGGGAAAAATAATATCTTTTATACCTTTTTCAGAGAAGGTTGAAGGATTAACTTTAGAGGGATTTAAATATCCGCTTAAAGAGTATACTTTACATCAAGGGGATAGTATCTGTATGAGTAATATAGCTATTGAGGACAGATGTGTTGTTTCTTTTAGTAAAGGAAAGTTAATGGGAGTTGTAATAAAATAA
- a CDS encoding endonuclease/exonuclease/phosphatase family protein, translating into MKKIRFFIIYLLMIVTMFAQEGYIASFNTLRLGKAQKDFNYMSKVLKEFDIIGLIEVMNPVGVEKLVKELEKESGTTWRYHISPYAVGSTSYKEYFAYIWKSDRVEFLEARGFYPDEVKGFERPPYGADFKIDNFDFTFILVHSKFGKKESERRAEAFAMDSVYDYFQGLDENENDIIIAGDFNLSAYDESFEKLLNHSDDIGYAISPRIKTTLGKDKLANSYDNMFLSKIYTSEFKGKSGALDFTKKQYRVMKDKVSDHLPIFIVVDTEFDDD; encoded by the coding sequence ATGAAAAAGATAAGATTTTTTATTATATATCTATTGATGATAGTTACAATGTTTGCTCAGGAAGGGTATATAGCTTCTTTTAATACTTTGAGATTAGGAAAAGCTCAGAAAGACTTTAACTATATGAGTAAAGTTTTAAAGGAGTTTGATATAATAGGACTAATAGAGGTAATGAACCCGGTAGGGGTTGAAAAATTAGTAAAAGAGCTAGAAAAAGAGAGTGGGACTACTTGGAGATATCATATATCTCCATATGCCGTTGGAAGTACGAGTTATAAAGAGTATTTTGCATATATTTGGAAGAGTGATAGAGTTGAATTTCTAGAGGCGAGAGGGTTCTATCCAGATGAGGTAAAAGGTTTTGAAAGACCACCTTATGGAGCTGATTTTAAGATAGATAATTTTGACTTTACTTTTATTCTAGTTCACTCTAAGTTTGGAAAGAAAGAGTCTGAAAGAAGAGCTGAGGCTTTTGCTATGGATAGCGTATATGATTATTTTCAAGGGTTAGATGAAAATGAGAATGATATAATAATAGCAGGAGACTTTAATTTAAGTGCTTATGATGAATCTTTTGAAAAGTTGTTAAATCATAGTGATGATATAGGATATGCTATTTCTCCAAGAATAAAAACAACTTTAGGTAAGGATAAACTAGCTAACTCATATGACAATATGTTTTTATCTAAGATATATACTAGTGAGTTTAAGGGAAAGAGCGGAGCATTAGATTTCACAAAAAAACAGTATAGAGTGATGAAGGATAAAGTTTCAGATCATCTCCCAATATTTATAGTTGTTGATACTGAGTTTGATGATGATTAG